Proteins co-encoded in one Paraburkholderia edwinii genomic window:
- a CDS encoding type II toxin-antitoxin system HipA family toxin codes for MIRGARANRLDIWMNGLPVGYWEVSRGAGRLAYRDDWVADEQGRPLSLSLPFTPGNQSYQGPEVEAFFDNLLPDSEAIRRRIALRYRARDTSSFAMLAELGRDCVGAIQLLPPDETPTDLQSIHGRPLDEAAVAQLLRDTTATGVPGRHDPVGDLRLSIAGAQEKTALLWHGGQWLLPEGSTPTTHIFKLPLGLVGNMQADMRTSVENEWLCSKIVAAYGLPVAECAIACFEDQKVLVVTRFDRRLASNRRWILRLPQEDMCQATGTPALHKYESDGGPGVERIMEILSSSEDAAADRRNFFVTQIVFWLLAATDGHAKNFSIAHFPRNQYRSTPLYDVLSAHPIIGNGRNRLARQKAKLAMSVRSQDKHYHIEAIERRHWIAQGARVGYPAAQVEEMIAQVARRTDTVIDEVSAELPADFPADVATKVFDGMRRFNKRLMATQ; via the coding sequence ATGATTCGTGGCGCCCGTGCGAACAGACTCGACATCTGGATGAACGGGCTGCCCGTCGGCTACTGGGAAGTCTCCCGCGGCGCGGGGCGGCTCGCCTACCGCGACGACTGGGTGGCGGACGAGCAAGGCCGCCCGTTATCGCTATCGCTGCCGTTTACGCCGGGAAACCAGTCGTATCAAGGTCCTGAAGTCGAAGCGTTCTTCGACAACCTGCTGCCCGACAGCGAAGCGATACGGCGGCGCATCGCGCTGCGCTACCGCGCGCGCGACACGTCCTCTTTCGCGATGCTGGCGGAATTGGGCCGCGACTGCGTCGGCGCAATCCAGCTGCTGCCGCCGGATGAAACGCCGACGGACCTGCAGTCCATCCACGGCAGGCCGCTCGATGAGGCAGCGGTGGCGCAGCTGTTGCGCGACACTACCGCGACGGGTGTGCCGGGCCGGCACGACCCCGTCGGGGACCTGCGCTTATCCATCGCCGGCGCCCAGGAAAAAACCGCGCTGCTGTGGCATGGCGGCCAGTGGCTGCTGCCGGAAGGCAGCACGCCCACCACGCATATTTTCAAGCTTCCGCTTGGGCTCGTCGGCAACATGCAGGCCGACATGCGCACATCGGTCGAAAACGAATGGCTCTGCTCGAAGATCGTCGCGGCGTACGGACTGCCGGTGGCCGAGTGCGCCATTGCGTGCTTCGAAGACCAGAAAGTGCTGGTCGTGACACGCTTCGATCGCCGGCTCGCCAGTAACCGCCGCTGGATCCTGCGGCTTCCGCAGGAGGACATGTGCCAGGCCACCGGTACGCCGGCGCTGCACAAGTATGAGAGCGACGGCGGGCCCGGCGTCGAGCGCATCATGGAGATTCTCTCGAGTTCGGAAGACGCGGCTGCGGACCGGCGCAATTTCTTCGTGACGCAGATTGTGTTCTGGCTTCTTGCCGCAACCGACGGCCACGCGAAGAACTTCAGCATCGCGCACTTCCCGCGCAATCAATACCGGTCGACACCGCTCTACGATGTGCTGTCGGCTCACCCGATTATCGGCAACGGGCGCAACCGGCTTGCGCGGCAGAAGGCGAAGCTCGCGATGTCGGTGCGCAGTCAGGACAAGCACTATCACATTGAAGCGATCGAGCGGCGCCACTGGATCGCGCAAGGCGCTCGCGTCGGCTATCCGGCCGCGCAGGTGGAAGAGATGATTGCGCAGGTTGCACGTCGCACCGACACGGTAATCGACGAAGTATCGGCCGAATTGCCGGCCGATTTCCCAGCCGATGTCGCGACGAAGGTCTTCGATGGAATGAGGCGATTCAACAAGCGGCTGATGGCGACGCAGTGA
- a CDS encoding helix-turn-helix transcriptional regulator yields the protein MEYPVRTASELHRMLKAFRKSAGLTQAGLASLLGITQQTYAALEANPGSASTERVLRVLRILKVDMSLSWSVRPRRTAPRTPSAAVAGKRPQLPRSPQSAGQSKAGAAAPKRAAGQAAAKGKQGAALPAGGARARKDAALAPKATKRVIRKREDW from the coding sequence GTGGAATATCCCGTTCGTACAGCCAGTGAGCTTCACCGGATGCTCAAGGCCTTCCGGAAATCTGCCGGCCTCACGCAGGCCGGCCTGGCGAGCCTGCTCGGCATAACCCAGCAGACATACGCGGCGCTGGAAGCCAACCCGGGCTCGGCCAGCACCGAGCGCGTGCTCAGGGTGTTGCGCATCCTGAAGGTCGATATGTCGCTCAGCTGGTCCGTGCGCCCGCGGCGCACTGCGCCCCGCACGCCTTCCGCCGCGGTTGCAGGCAAACGGCCGCAATTGCCGCGATCGCCGCAGTCGGCCGGCCAGTCGAAAGCGGGCGCCGCGGCGCCAAAGCGTGCCGCCGGGCAGGCAGCCGCAAAAGGAAAGCAGGGCGCCGCGCTTCCGGCGGGCGGCGCCAGGGCCAGGAAAGACGCCGCATTGGCGCCCAAGGCAACCAAACGTGTGATTCGTAAGCGAGAGGATTGGTAA
- a CDS encoding GGDEF domain-containing protein, whose product MLDPVNILIVTVLSGIMSMAVLGSLRPAAIPGVGYWISGNTLAIVGLVLFALQRATPLYLSVMIANGIFSIAVLQMLQGCRQFFGRRPIEFGEYVCWAAMMIGFLCWTYVVPDINARILLASLFHAYVYASVGWITYKGHIPGRPKYSYHFVTATASLGALGHLSRGLLYGFGVVHQTALLQPNVVNVAFLGLGILALPSLSIGMVMLAHDRMAERLERWANIDELTGALTRRAFLARAEARLAQALANGTRLSIAIIDIDHFKSINDEHGHACGDEVLAHFGRVVAANIRATDLFGRLGGEEFAVLCPATGRADAVEQLDRLRTKIAGGGCLLSDGERLVYTFSAGADEHRRGETLAHLMARADAALYAAKARGRNRVMAG is encoded by the coding sequence ATGCTCGACCCAGTCAATATCCTGATCGTGACCGTGCTCTCGGGCATCATGAGCATGGCCGTGCTCGGCTCGTTGCGGCCGGCGGCAATTCCGGGCGTCGGTTACTGGATCAGCGGCAATACGCTGGCGATTGTCGGGCTCGTCCTGTTTGCACTGCAACGCGCCACGCCGCTTTATCTGTCGGTGATGATCGCCAACGGCATCTTCTCGATAGCAGTGCTGCAGATGTTGCAGGGTTGCCGCCAATTCTTCGGACGGCGGCCGATCGAATTCGGCGAATACGTGTGCTGGGCCGCGATGATGATCGGCTTCCTGTGCTGGACCTATGTCGTGCCGGACATCAATGCGCGCATTCTGCTTGCGTCGCTGTTTCATGCGTATGTGTATGCGTCGGTCGGCTGGATCACCTATAAGGGCCATATTCCTGGGCGCCCGAAATATAGCTATCACTTCGTTACCGCGACCGCGTCGCTCGGCGCGCTCGGCCATCTGTCGCGCGGGCTCCTCTACGGATTCGGCGTCGTGCACCAGACGGCCTTGCTGCAGCCGAACGTCGTGAACGTGGCGTTCCTCGGCCTGGGCATTCTCGCGCTGCCGTCGCTGTCGATCGGCATGGTGATGCTCGCGCATGACCGGATGGCCGAGCGGCTCGAGCGCTGGGCGAACATCGACGAACTGACGGGCGCGCTCACGCGCCGCGCGTTTCTCGCGCGCGCGGAAGCGCGGCTTGCACAGGCGCTCGCGAACGGCACGCGGCTGTCGATCGCGATCATCGATATCGATCACTTCAAGTCGATCAACGACGAGCATGGGCATGCGTGCGGCGACGAGGTGCTCGCGCATTTCGGCCGCGTCGTCGCGGCGAATATCCGCGCGACCGATCTGTTCGGCCGTCTCGGCGGAGAGGAGTTCGCCGTGCTGTGTCCAGCGACGGGACGCGCGGACGCGGTCGAGCAGCTCGACCGGCTGCGCACGAAAATCGCCGGCGGCGGCTGCCTGCTCTCCGACGGCGAACGGCTCGTCTATACGTTTAGCGCGGGCGCTGACGAACACCGGCGCGGCGAAACGCTCGCGCATCTGATGGCGCGCGCGGATGCGGCGCTTTATGCGGCGAAGGCGAGGGGAAGGAACCGGGTGATGGCGGGTTGA